The DNA segment CGACCGCAAAGTAACCGTCGGTGTGATGCACTACCTGAAGCTGCACCACTTGGTTGACGAGAAAATGCACGCCCGTTCTACCGGCCCGTACAGTCTGGTTACTCAGCAGCCGCTGGGTGGTAAAGCCCAATTCGGTGGCCAGCGTTTCGGTGAGATGGAGGTGTGGGCACTGGAAGCTTACGGTGCCGCCTACACGCTGCAAGAGATGCTGACCGTGAAATCGGATGACGTTGCCGGCCGTACCAAAATGTATGAAAACATTGTTAAAGGCGAGCACAAAATCGATGCCGGTATGCCTGAATCCTTCAACGTATTGGTTAAAGAGATTCGCTCATTGGGCTTGGATATCGATCTGGAACGTTACTAATATCGGAACCGGTTTTCAGACGGCCTCCAAAACATTCGGGCCGTCTGAAAAAAGATTTTCAAATGAACAGGCTTTCTTAATGAGGCCGTCTGAAAACTACCGTTCCACAAGGAGCAAAAATGAATTTGTTAAACTTATTTAATCCGTTGCAGTCTGCCGGCATAGAAGAAGAATTTGATGCGATCAAAATCGGCATTGCTTCACCTGAAACCATCCGTTCATGGTCTTACGGCGAAGTGAAAAAACCCGAAACCATCAACTACCGTACCTTCAAACCCGAGCGCGACGGTTTATTCTGCGCCAAAATTTTCGGCCCGGTAAAAGACTACGAATGTTTGTGCGGTAAATACAAACGTCTGAAATTCAAAGGCGTAACCTGTGAAAAATGCGGTGTGGAAGTTACTTTGTCTAAAGTACGCCGCGAGCGCATGGGCCATATCGAATTGGCCGCACCCGTCGCCCATATCTGGTTCTTAAAATCACTGCCTTCACGTTTGGGTATGGTTTTAGACATGACCTTGCGCGATATTGAACGCGTGTTGTATTTCGAAGCCTATGTGGTTACCGACCCGGGCATGACACCCCTGCAACGCCGCCAATTGCTGACTGAAGACGATTATTACGCCAAGCTGGAAGAATACGGCGACGACTTCGATGCCAAGATGGGTGCCGAGGGTATTCGCGAATTATTGCGCAGCTTGGATATTGCTTCGGAAGTAGAAGTATTGCGTCAAGAGCTCGAATCCACGGGCTCGGACACCAAAATCAAAAAAATCGCCAAGCGTTTGAAAGTATTGGAAGCCTTCCAACGTTCGGGTATGAAACTCGAATGGATGATTATGGATGTGTTGCCGGTATTACCGCCTGATTTACGTCCGTTGGTACCGCTGGACGGCGGCCGTTTCGCTACTTCCGATCTGAATGATTTGTACCGCCGCGTGATCAACCGTAACAACCGTTTGAAACGCCTGCTGGAATTGCATGCTCCGGATATTATCGTACGCAACGAAAAACGTATGCTGCAAGAAGCGGTAGATTCGCTGCTGGATAACGGCCGTCGCGGTAAAGCCATGACCGGCGCCAACAAACGTCCGCTGAAATCGTTGGCCGACATGATTAAAGGTAAAGGCGGCCGCTTCCGTCAAAACCTGTTGGGTAAACGTGTGGACTATTCAGGCCGTTCCGTGATTACCGTGGGTCCTTACCTGCGTCTGCATCAGTGCGGTTTGCCGAAGAAAATGGCTTTGGAATTGTTCAAACCGTTTATTTTCCACAAATTGGAAAAACAAGGTTTGGCTTCAACCGTAAAAGCGGCTAAAAAGCTGGTAGAGCAGGAAGTGCCGGAAGTATGGGACATCTTGGAAGAAGTGATCCGCGAACACCCGATCATGCTGAACCGTGCGCCGACGCTGCACCGTTTAGGTATTCAAGCGTTCGAGCCGATTCTGATTGAAGGTAAAGCCATTCAGCTGCATCCTCTGGTTTGTGCCGCGTTCAATGCCGACTTTGACGGTGACCAAATGGCCGTACACGTTCCGTTGAGCTTGGAAGCGCAAATGGAAGCACGCACTTTGATGCTGGCCTCCAACAACGTATTGTCTCCCGCCAACGGCGAACCGATTATCGTGCCGTCGCAAGATATCGTATTGGGCTTGTACTACATGACCCGCGACCGCATCAATGCCAAAGGCGAAGGCAGCTTATTCTCCGATGTAAAAGAAGTGCATCGTGCCTACCACACCAAACAAGTAGAGTTGGGTACGAAAATTACCGTGCGTCTGCGCGAATGGGAGAAAAATGCCCAAGGCGAGTTGGAGCCGGTGGTAAAACGTTATGAAACTACAGTAGGCCGTGCTTTGCTCAGCGAGATTCTGCCTAAAGGCCTGCCGTTCGAATACATTAATAAAGCGCTGAAAAAGAAAGAAATTTCCAAGCTGATTAATGCATCGTTCCGTTTGTGCGGCCTGCGTGATACCGTTATTTTTGCCGACCACTTGATGTATACCGGTTTTGCATTCGCAGCCAAAGGCGGTATCTCGATTTGTGTCGACGATATGGAAATTCCGAAAGAAAAAGCCGCATTATTGGCCGAGGCGCAAAGCGAAGTTAAAGAAATCGAAGACCAATACCGTCAAGGTTTGGTAACGAACGGCGAGCGTTACAACAAAGTGGTCGATATTTGGGGGCGTGCCGGCGATAAAATCGCTAAAGCGATGATGGACAATCTTTCCAAACAGAAAGTCATTGACCGCGAAGGTAACGAAGTAGACCAAGAATCGTTCAACTCCATTTACATGATGGCCGATTCGGGTGCCCGTGGTTCGGCAGCGCAGATTAAACAGCTTTCCGGTATGCGTGGTTTGATGGCCAAGCCGGACGGCTCGATTATCGAAACGCCGATTACCTCAAATTTCCGCGAAGGTTTGACGGTATTGCAATACTTTATTGCGACACACGGTGCGCGTAAGGGTTTGGCGGATACCGCATTGAAAACGGCAAACTCAGGTTACTTGACCCGCCGTTTGGTAGACGTTACCCAAGATTTGGTTGTGGTAGAAGACGATTGCGGCACAACTGACGGTTTTGTCATGAAAGCCGTGGTGCAGGGCGGTGATGTGATCGAACCGTTGCGTGACCGTATTTTAGGCCGCGTAACTGCCGGTGACGTGGTTGATCCTTCAAGCGGCGAAACGCTTGTTGAAGCAGGTACGTTGCTGAATGAGCAACTGGTTGATCTGATTGACCAATCTGGTGTCGATGAGGTTAAAGTCCGCACCCCGATTACCTGTAAAACCCGCTACGGTTTGTGTGCCCACTGTTACGGCCGCGACTTGGCGCGAGGCAAATTGGTTAATACCGGCGAAGCTGTCGGCGTGATTGCCGCTCAGTCTATCGGTGAGCCGGGTACTCAGCTGACGATGCGTACCTTCCACATCGGTGGTGCCGCATCGCGTGCCGCCGCCGCCAGCCAAGTGGAAGCCAAATCAAACGGTACCGCACGTTTCAGCAGCCAAATGCGTTATGTTGCCAACAACAAAGGCGAACTGGTGGTAATCGGCCGTTCTTGCGAAGTAGTGATTCACGATGAAATCGGTCGTGAGCGTGAGCGCCATAAAGTGCCTTACGGTGCCATTCTGTTGGTACAAGACGGTGCGGCGGTGAAAGCCGGCCAAACCTTGGCAACATGGGATCCGCATACCCGTCCGATGATTACCGAGCATGCCGGTCAGGTGCGTTTTGAAAACGTGGAAGAAGGCGTGACCGTTGCCAAACAAACCGACGATGTAACCGGCTTGTCTACATTGGTGGTAATCGACGGCAAACGCCGTTCGGCATCTACTTCCAAACTGTTGCGTCCGACCGTGAAACTGTTGGATGAAAACGGCGAAGAAGTATGCATGCCCGGCACGACCACTGCCGTGTCGATGGCGTTCCCGGTAGGTGCGGTGATTACCATCCGTGAAGGTCAGGAAGTCGGCAAGGGCGACGTATTGGCACGTATTCCGCAAGCGTCTTCCAAAACCCGCGATATTACCGGTGGTCTGCCGCGTGTAGCCGAACTGTTTGAAGCACGCGTGCCCAAAGATGCCGGCATGTTGGCCGAAGTAACCGGTACCGTGTCTTTCGGTAAAGAAACCAAAGGCAAACAACGCCTGATTATTACTGATGTGGACGGTGTGGCTTACGAAACCCTGATTTCCAAAGAGAAACAGATTCTTGTCCACGACGGCCAAGTGGTGAACCGCGGTGAAACCATTGTCGACGGCGCGGTTGACCCGCACGATATTCTGCGTTTGCAAGGTATCGAAGCGTTGGCCCGCTACATCGTACAAGAGGTGCAGGAAGTTTACCGCCTGCAAGGTGTGAAGATTTCCGACAAACACATCGAGGTCATCATCCGCCAAATGCTGCGCCGTGTGAATATTGCCGATGCAGGCGAAACCGGCTTTATTACCGGCGAACAAGTAGAGCGCGGCGATGTTACATTGGCTAACGAGAAGGCATTGGCCGAGGATAAAGAACCAGCACGTTACGAAAACGTATTGCTGGGTATTACCAAAGCTTCTTTGTCTACCGACAGCTTCATCTCAGCCGCATCGTTCCAAGAGACCACACGCGTATTGACCGAAGCCGCAATTATGGGCAAACAAGACGAGTTGCGCGGTCTGAAAGAAAACGTGATTGTCGGCCGTCTGATTCCGGCAGGTACGGGTTTGACTTACCACCGTACCCGTCGTCAGGTATGGCAGGCACATCATGAAGCCGAAGTGGCCGAACAGGTTGATGAAGCCGAATAAAATGGAATGACGTAAATATTAAGCCAAACGCCGATTGTGTCAGCAATCGGCGTTTTTTCAGACGGCCTGAGAGGTAGGAAATATCATATGTAGTAAATCGACTTCATTTTTTAATATAAGGCAGCAAGCAGCAGACAGTGGAGTGATACGGCAGGGTACGGCAACCCCGTAGTAGAAATTAAGTTGATTGACTTTAAAGCGGCAACAGAATCGGTTCTGTATGACTATCAGTACTGTTTGCAGCTTGCTGCCTTATATTAAAAATGCGTTGATTGACTTAGGCTGAAACCTTTGCAAAACGCTCAGATGTGAATGCAGTTCAAGGCGTAGCAGCATAGTGAGTGCAGACATATTCATATAGACGGGGCAAGCGAGCGAGCAGCGTATAACGCAGAAATGCGCTGCCGATGGGGCAAAGGTCTCAGGCTGATTTTGAAATATGGATACGGTTGAATGCCGTCTGACGTTTTGCCAGAAACAAGAAAGGCCGCAATTGCTTGCGGCCTTTCTTGTTGATTTATCTGGTGGGTCGTGAAGGATTCGAACCTTCGACCAACGGATTAAAAGTCCGCTGCTCTACCAGCTGAGCTAACGACCCGATAAGCTGTGAATTTTAAATATTGGAGGGGGTTCTGTCAATAGATGCATGTTATTTTTTCTGCATCTTTATGTAAAAGAAGAAAATTTATTTATTTTATCTGAACGGCGACTATGTTATGATTTTAAGCGTATCAATGAAAGTATTCATTGGTCATCGAATACATATTGAAAAGGATAAACACAGATGAAAAAAATTCTGATGGCTCTTACTGCTGTTGCTGCTTTAGCAGCTTGTTCTCAAGAAACCAAACAGGAAACTAAAGAAGCTGCCCAAGCTATTGCTTCTGAAGTGAAAACCGATGTGCAAGATGCCAAAGAAAAAGCGGCTTCTGCGGTAAGCGGTGCGGTTGAAGCTGCAAAAGAAACCGGTGCTAAAGTGGAAAACGCGGCTTCTAATGCTGCTGTTGCCGGTAAGGAAGCGATGAGTGATGCCGCTCAAGCAACCAAAGAAGCTGCTGCTGATGCGAAGAATGCTGCTCAAGATGCGGTTGCCAAGGCTAAGGCTGCTACAAAAGAAGCTGCCGCCGATGTGAAGAATGCTGCTCAAGAAGCTGATGCCAAAGCGAAAGACGCTGCTAAATAATTTGTTTCTTCATCGAGATTTGCCGTTGAGTGTGTAAGCATTTTATGCGGTAAAAGTTCGATTTAGGATGGAAATGCTGTCAAGCGGGATATCTGCTTTGACAGCATTTTTGTTGAGCAGGTGCCGGAATGGGTAATCGGAAAAGATCTTTGACTATAAACCGAACCGAGACTTACCGCTTTCATAGCAAATCAACTTTAATTTCTGCTGCGGCTTGCGGCTTTGTATCAAAAATAAGTTTATTTGTGATAACAGGGGCATAATTCAAGTATGTTGTTTTTAATTCGTGTTTTGGTAAGCCGGATTTTGTTTTTCAGACGGCCTGTTCTGTTTCTTTCTC comes from the Neisseria dumasiana genome and includes:
- the rpoC gene encoding DNA-directed RNA polymerase subunit beta' translates to MNLLNLFNPLQSAGIEEEFDAIKIGIASPETIRSWSYGEVKKPETINYRTFKPERDGLFCAKIFGPVKDYECLCGKYKRLKFKGVTCEKCGVEVTLSKVRRERMGHIELAAPVAHIWFLKSLPSRLGMVLDMTLRDIERVLYFEAYVVTDPGMTPLQRRQLLTEDDYYAKLEEYGDDFDAKMGAEGIRELLRSLDIASEVEVLRQELESTGSDTKIKKIAKRLKVLEAFQRSGMKLEWMIMDVLPVLPPDLRPLVPLDGGRFATSDLNDLYRRVINRNNRLKRLLELHAPDIIVRNEKRMLQEAVDSLLDNGRRGKAMTGANKRPLKSLADMIKGKGGRFRQNLLGKRVDYSGRSVITVGPYLRLHQCGLPKKMALELFKPFIFHKLEKQGLASTVKAAKKLVEQEVPEVWDILEEVIREHPIMLNRAPTLHRLGIQAFEPILIEGKAIQLHPLVCAAFNADFDGDQMAVHVPLSLEAQMEARTLMLASNNVLSPANGEPIIVPSQDIVLGLYYMTRDRINAKGEGSLFSDVKEVHRAYHTKQVELGTKITVRLREWEKNAQGELEPVVKRYETTVGRALLSEILPKGLPFEYINKALKKKEISKLINASFRLCGLRDTVIFADHLMYTGFAFAAKGGISICVDDMEIPKEKAALLAEAQSEVKEIEDQYRQGLVTNGERYNKVVDIWGRAGDKIAKAMMDNLSKQKVIDREGNEVDQESFNSIYMMADSGARGSAAQIKQLSGMRGLMAKPDGSIIETPITSNFREGLTVLQYFIATHGARKGLADTALKTANSGYLTRRLVDVTQDLVVVEDDCGTTDGFVMKAVVQGGDVIEPLRDRILGRVTAGDVVDPSSGETLVEAGTLLNEQLVDLIDQSGVDEVKVRTPITCKTRYGLCAHCYGRDLARGKLVNTGEAVGVIAAQSIGEPGTQLTMRTFHIGGAASRAAAASQVEAKSNGTARFSSQMRYVANNKGELVVIGRSCEVVIHDEIGRERERHKVPYGAILLVQDGAAVKAGQTLATWDPHTRPMITEHAGQVRFENVEEGVTVAKQTDDVTGLSTLVVIDGKRRSASTSKLLRPTVKLLDENGEEVCMPGTTTAVSMAFPVGAVITIREGQEVGKGDVLARIPQASSKTRDITGGLPRVAELFEARVPKDAGMLAEVTGTVSFGKETKGKQRLIITDVDGVAYETLISKEKQILVHDGQVVNRGETIVDGAVDPHDILRLQGIEALARYIVQEVQEVYRLQGVKISDKHIEVIIRQMLRRVNIADAGETGFITGEQVERGDVTLANEKALAEDKEPARYENVLLGITKASLSTDSFISAASFQETTRVLTEAAIMGKQDELRGLKENVIVGRLIPAGTGLTYHRTRRQVWQAHHEAEVAEQVDEAE
- a CDS encoding lipoprotein, translated to MKKILMALTAVAALAACSQETKQETKEAAQAIASEVKTDVQDAKEKAASAVSGAVEAAKETGAKVENAASNAAVAGKEAMSDAAQATKEAAADAKNAAQDAVAKAKAATKEAAADVKNAAQEADAKAKDAAK